From the genome of Spinacia oleracea cultivar Varoflay chromosome 2, BTI_SOV_V1, whole genome shotgun sequence, one region includes:
- the LOC110802929 gene encoding BTB/POZ domain-containing protein At3g19850, producing MANYQCDLQIHVNGQQTFFLNQKILSSFSGKLKRLIKQEKKRSHSKNLSFTLDGFPGGSDGFELVSRFCYNKGRIPITVHNVSQLYCASIFLGMTDKFSSCNLLQQSETFLEEMFHWSWGDVLFCLTTCEPFFSLADSSTLIDKLITTLLAKIAQNSDISLIFSSNSSSSSSPDNTMSRRIRLSSSSNKTNTPDLSKPLSGSSTNYTSSNTKAWWFDDLATLSPMVIERVIRNLGAFGSDNNSLLLTKFTLHYLKTALQSKKKSLIYSKADYSGLADTAVYGVILMGRTAFSCRALFWVMRLVTGFGLSKVCSSGLERLIGSMLDSAKLDDLLISGGHSSSSTDGSNNVGGVYDVNLVIRLIRVFVHCETVSLPRMKKVGWLVDQYLAEISPDHNLKISKFIGVAQSLPDSARDCFDGVYRAIDIYLESHPTLSFEERSRLCRCLNYEKLSLEACKELAKNPRIPPRVAVQALASQKHTNYEPPLKSDQLEYYCESPSIIKSNKHQIVVYGSKQLTTQKYDHHDNAEDDDDDDDDDDDDDECVSERSEDMKLNMQRMQWRVLELENLCKEMKTQMTKMVSHNNNKSFTSPTTTYNRPTRLC from the exons ATGGCAAACTACCAATGTGATCTCCAAATCCATGTCAATGGCCAACAAACATTCTTCCTCAATCAG AAAATCCTTTCATCATTCTCAGGGAAGCTGAAGAGACTGATCaaacaagaaaagaaaagaagtcatAGCAAGAATTTGAGCTTTACCCTTGATGGTTTCCCAGGAGGTTCAGATGGGTTTGAGCTTGTTTCAAGATTCTGCTACAACAAAGGCCGAATTCCGATCACAGTTCATAATGTTTCTCAACTCTATTGCGCTTCGATTTTTCTGGGTATGACTGATAAATTCTCCAGTTGTAATCTTCTGCAACAATCTGAAACTTTTCTTGAAGAAATGTTTCATTGGTCGTGGGGTGATGTGCTTTTCTGCTTAACAACTTGTGAACCTTTCTTttctttggctgattctagtaCCCTAATTGATAAGCTTATCACCACTTTGCTTGCTAAAATTGCACAAAACTCAGATATTTCCCTAATATTTTCTTCGAATTCCTCCTCTTCGTCTTCTCCTGATAACACTATGTCACGAAGAATTCGGCTTTCAAGTTCATCAAATAAGACTAATACACCCGATTTGAGCAAACCACTGTCAGGTTCAAGCACCAATTATACAAGCAGTAACACTAAAGCATGGTGGTTTGATGACTTAGCAACACTATCACCCATGGTTATAGAGAGGGTAATAAGGAATTTGGGTGCTTTTGGAAGTGACAATAACAGCTTATTACTCACCAAATTCACCCTTCATTACCTTAAAACCGCGCTGCAAAGCAAGAAAAAGAGCTTAATTTACTCGAAAGCTGATTACAGCGGACTTGCAGATACGGCTGTGTATGGGGTGATTCTGATGGGAAGGACTGCATTCTCTTGCAGAGCATTGTTTTGGGTAATGAGGCTTGTAACAGGATTTGGACTTAGCAAAGTCTGCAGCAGTGGATTGGAGAGACTGATTGGAAGTATGCTTGATTCGGCGAAACTGGATGATTTATTAATATCTGGTGGTCATAGTAGTAGTAGTACTGATGGGAGTAATAATGTTGGAGGAGTTTATGATGTTAATCTTGTAATAAGATTAATTAGAGTGTTTGTACATTGTGAAACTGTTTCATTACCAAGAATGAAGAAAGTTGGGTGGTTGGTAGATCAGTACTTGGCAGAAATTTCACCTGATCACAACCTTAAGATCTCCAAATTCATTGGTGTTGCACAAAGTTTACCAGATTCTGCTAGAGATTGCTTTGATGGAGTCTACAGAGCCATTGATATCTACCTCGAG TCTCATCCGACCCTCTCATTTGAAGAACGATCAAGGTTATGTCGATGCCTAAACTACGAAAAACTGTCATTGGAAGCATGCAAGGAGTTAGCAAAGAACCCAAGGATCCCCCCTAGAGTAGCAGTTCAAGCACTTGCTTCTCAAAAACACACAAATTACGAGCCCCCGTTGAAATCAGACCAATTAGAATACTATTGTGAGAGTCCTAGCATAATCAAGAGCAACAAACATCAAATTGTTGTGTATGGATCAAAACAACTAACAACACAAAAATATGATCATCACGACAATgcagaagatgatgatgatgatgatgatgatgatgatgatgatgatgaatgtGTATCAGAAAGAAGTGAAGATATGAAGTTGAATATGCAAAGAATGCAATGGAGAGTGTTGGAATTGGAGAATTTGTGTAAGGAAATGAAGACTCAAATGACCAAAATGGTGAGccataacaacaacaaatcatttACCTCCCCTACAACAACATACAATAGACCAACTAGACTTTGTTAA
- the LOC110802936 gene encoding uncharacterized protein isoform X1, producing the protein MMMSQLHSQNNNSNSNNNNNSSNPHHHHHHHNQPPPPPLSLSPLTPSSHRDAVPVSAFQLDVHPARVRVSDIAPYDGAPCGTYLKAVEALSGSLVRHNAAVLELGSSDAAIMRCGLESARLYFRNRAGTVGKGSRGVYKYRAGRALEDSDSSPPCMAETFRCLGKAARAALSAIARHLRLRSDVFNHMLDDNPLPAYEASSSVLVATYLHAPMQNGKGAIGGGKPSINGEFEKGLLTLITSDTPGLQVCDPNGRWYLADSGLGSGSVLLLTGKALSHATAGLHPAATYRAASDVSLSAGCVGRTSLAFRLMPQSNAILDCSPVGAAGHFVPQSYAPISVSQFMDDLSAEEDTLCNHIDSTYVEQNNINKEPSLRSVLSDPLSGVFLEDAMVISCGHSFGGLMLRKVIEASRCMLCHTEIDTRSLIPNLALRAAAATVKQEDDRRLFHNAALRKRRKEIGDQIDLGRRINKEDGNTAPDNGLRRVQYPFSVNEKVVIKGNRRTPDKFVGKEAIITSQCLNGWYLLKIVGSGDNVRLQYRSLRKLSVSQTSEDRCASDPIQSSIP; encoded by the exons ATAATCAGCCACCTCCGCCTCCGCTATCTCTATCGCCTCTTACTCCCTCCTCCCACCGTGATGCCGTTCCCGTTTCTGCATTCCAATTGGATGTCCACCCGGCAAGGGTTCGGGTCTCGGATATCGCCCCCTACGATGGGGCACCTTGTGGGACTTACTTGAAGGCGGTGGAGGCCCTTTCTGGGTCTCTTGTGAGGCATAACGCCGCCGTTCTTGAGCTTGGAAGTAGCGATGCCGCGATCATGAGGTGTGGGTTGGAGTCAGCGAGGTTGTATTTCAGAAATAGGGCTGGGACTGTTGGCAAAGGTAGCAGAGGTGTTTACAAGTATAGGGCAGGAAG GGCTTTGGAGGATAGTGATTCATCTCCTCCATGCATGGCTGAAACTTTTAGATGCCTGGGTAAAGCTGCTCGTGCTGCTTTGTCTGCTATTGCAAGGCACCTCCGTTTGCGTAGCGA TGTTTTTAACCATATGCTTGATGATAACCCACTACCTGCCTATGAGGCATCCTCCTCAGTGCTTGTCGCAACCTATCTTCACGCTCCTATGCAAAATGGAAAAGGGGCTATTGGAGGAGGCAAACCATCCATCAATGGTGAATTTGAGAAGGGGTTGTTAACTCTGATAACTTCTGATACTCCCGGCCTTCAG GTCTGTGATCCCAATGGTCGATGGTACCTGGCAGATAGTGGGTTAGGCTCTGGTTCTGTTTTGTTGCTGACAGGAAAGGCACTTAGTCATGCTACGGCGGGCCTTCATCCTGCCGCCACATATCGTGCAGCATCTGATGTCTCCTTAAGTGCTGGTTGTGTTGGAAG GACTTCATTAGCCTTTAGACTTATGCCGCAGAGCAATGCCATTCTGGATTGTTCACCTGTAGGCGCTGCTGGCCATTTTGTTCCTCAAAGTTATGCCCCCATATCTGTAAGCCAATTCATGGATGATCTCTCTGCAGAAGAAGATACTCTGTGCAATCACATTGACAGTACTTAT GTGGAGCAGAACAATATAAACAAGGAGCCATCATTGAGAAGTGTACTTTCAGATCCTTTATC TGGTGTATTCCTTGAAGATGCCATGGTCATATCTTGTGGACACTCATTTGGGGGTCTCATGTTGAGAAAGGTTATTGAAGCG TCCAGGTGCATGCTGTGCCATACAGAAATTGATACCCGATCATTGATTCCAAACCTTg CTCTAAGAGCTGCAGCTGCAACAGTGAAGCAAGAGGATGACCGAAGACTCTTCCATAATGCAGCACTTCGAAAACGACGGAAAGAAATTGGTGATCAGATAGATTTGGGAAGACGGATAAACAAG GAAGATGGAAATACTGCTCCAGATAATGGGCTGCGAAGAGTTCAGTATCCATTTTCAGTAAATGAGAAAGTGGTGATAAAG GGAAACAGGAGAACGCCAGATAAATTTGTGGGAAAAGAAGCTATAATAACATCTCAGTGTCTCAACGGATG GTATTTGCTTAAAATTGTTGGAAGCGGTGATAATGTTCGGTTGCAATATAGGTCTCTGCGAAAGCTAAGTGTTTCTCAGACAAGTGAGGATAGATGTGCATCGGACCCTATTCAAAGTAGTATTCCGTAG
- the LOC110802955 gene encoding uncharacterized protein, with product MTTEEMTLAEMKAAYEKAQAELSQERVSIENLQKELESVKSTKYQSRYKPGAKPKKLIFEMTDDSEDLSDGEEPHGEEDEATLDPVTKRLNKMETHMKKRCSLMMKLMTKLSGAPTPVETEPTDGYAASPFCEAIARVTVPHQLRLPTWTTLYDGTSDPYRHVNFYKQRMWQIDIPYDLVEPVMCKSFGGTLDGAALEWLMNITPGSIFCLSDLINAFYQQFASSRQLEKQTSDLYRLVQGPTEPLRDYFNRFNCEKFSIKNCDVRTAIEEFKRGLVPNSELYRELTKYPCATFEEVRSRATAQMRIEDDEITRIVSQRPAGGSSDRRSYTPRNNSWRHQPYNRQNQVQNVNQYDDTNNVYRNERVVYPPISEYGFNVDIGGVVNALQSVGGTVRWPKKSDIPDSTKDMSRWCDFHRDNGHTTEECISLKKEVAYLLKRGHLKDLLSDKGKETYNKDSNSQPNPAPSGDRPAPPTFEKVVNVISGGSDICGLTSSAAKKINRGESEAVKEGQIEDEVALDKSLAAMIITFDDSDSTDTQQEHHDGLVISLPMGNALIKRILIDNGSSANVLFLEALQEMGLDEKSIIRRSTVLVGFSGESLRTVGEISLPTYAEGVNVMTKFNVVNCPSAYNVILGRPWIHKMKAVPSTYH from the coding sequence ATGACTACTGAAGAGATGACGCTCGCAGAGATGAAAGCGGCCTACGAGAAGGCCCAAGCAGAGCTGTCCCAAGAAAGGGTCTCCATTGAAAACCTCCAGAAGGAGCTCGAATCTGTGAAAAGCACCAAGTATCAATCGCGTTACAAGCCAGGTGCAAAACCGAAGAAGTTGATATTCGAGATGACTGACGACTCCGAGGACCTGTCCGACGGCGAGGAGCCACATGGGGAAGAGGATGAAGCAACACTGGACCCCGTCACCAAGCGCCTAAATAAGATGGAAACTCACATGAAGAAGCGATGCTCGTTGATGATGAAGCTGATGACCAAACTGTCAGGGGCACCCACGCCCGTGGAAACCGAACCGACCGACGGGTATGCAGCGTCGCCGTTCTGTGAAGCGATCGCTAGGGTGACGGTACCACACCAGCTCCGACTCCCTACCTGGACCACCCTGTACGACGGAACGTCTGATCCATACAGACACGTCAACTTCTACAAGCAGCGAATGTGGCAGATCGACATCCCCTACGACCTGGTCGAGCCCGTCATGTGCAAATCCTTCGGAGGAACCCTCGACGGAGCTGCCCTGGAATGGCTCATGAACATAACACCTGGATCCATCTTCTGCCTGTCCGACCTCATCAACGCCTTCTACCAACAATTCGCCAGCAGTCGCCAGTTGGAGAAACAAACAAGTGACCTCTATCGGTTGGTCCAAGGACCTACCGAACCCCTACGCGATTattttaaccgttttaattgtgaGAAATTTAGTATAAAAAACTGTGATGTCAGGACAGCCATCGAAGAATTCAAGAGAGGCCTCGTCCCCAACTCGGAGCTGTACCGGGAACTAACCAAATATCCCTGTGCAACCTTCGAAGAGGTCAGATCGAGGGCCACTGCCCAGATGCGGATTGAAGACGACGAGATTACACGAATTGTTTCTCAGCGACCAGCAGGGGGCAGCAGCGACAGGAGGTCGTACACCCCAAGGAATAACAGCTGGAGACACCAACCATACAACCGCCAGAATCAGGTACAAAATGTCAATCAATATGATGATACTAACAATGTTTACAGGAATGAACGGGTCGTTTATCCCCCCATCTCCGAGTATGGCTTCAACGTCGACATCGGAGGCGTGGTGAACGCCCTTCAAAGTGTAGGTGGTACCGTCAGATGGCCTAAGAAGAGCGACATACCAGACTCTACGAAGGACATGAGCAGGTGGTGCGACTTCCACCGCGACAATGGCCACACAACCGAGGAATGCATCTCCCTCAAAAAGGAGGTAGCGTATCTACTGAAAAGAGGCCACCTGAAGGACCTACTGAGCGACAAAGGAAAGGAGACGTACAACAAGGATAGCAACTCCCAACCCAACCCAGCACCAAGCGGCGACCGACCGGCCCCGCCCACGTTCGAAAAAGTGGTAAACGTTATTTCTGGTGGTTCAGATATATGTGGACTAACTtcttctgcagctaaaaaaATCAACAGAGGCGAATCTGAAGCCGTCAAAGAGGGGCAAATCGAAGACGAAGTAGCACTCGATAAGTCATTAGCAGCGATGATAATAACCTTCGACGACTCAGATTCAACCGACACACAACAGGAACATCATGACGGGCTAGTCATATCGCTCCCAATGGGCAACGCTCTCATCAAAAGAATATTGATCGACAACGGCAGTTCAGCAAACGTATTGTTCCTAGAGGCTCTGCAAGAAATGGGACTAGACGAAAAGAGTATAATCAGAAGGTCgacagtcctagtaggattcagtGGAGAATCGCTACGAACAGTAGGAGAGATATCGCTGCCTACGTACGCAGAAGGTGTTAATGTGATGACCAAGTTCAACGTCGTCAACTGCCCATCAGCATACAACGTCATTTTGGGACgaccatggatccacaaaatgaaaGCGGTGCCGTCGACATACCACTAG
- the LOC110802946 gene encoding uncharacterized protein At3g28850, with product MGCVSSKLLKKNLKQELLFGSGDLPNHVVSLKSSTLGVLNQNQNQNQKKIQVVFPSSSPFKTINSNEEEKLEHKKEVKGGVLSGSKRLQSEEELEVINTWELMEDLEEGVPASPNSIQERSPLKRLVSQVGSPKGGKKLGGKENRGIDNTKKQQCYTTPRSGALKSWKLSSNSTNKLRKASCMDSPRRSNANANGNVNVNAWRRSLGPLIDSVEKEEIKEMVYSSSSSNSNSKNRYCSPDSSMEKCPPGGENCVVMYTTTLRGIRKTFEDCNIARKVMESYNVRVIERDVSMDSGYKEELRKLMVDVQTRPPTPPVVFIKGRLIGGAEEVVKLDEQGKLQGLLEGISISKGLSGCEGCGGIRFLMCMDCNGSCKVLDLNNNKIMLRCGECNENGLIHCPICC from the coding sequence ATGGGTTGTGTTTCATCCAAATTATTGAAGAAAAATCTCAAGCAAGAACTCCTGTTTGGGAGTGGAGATTTGCCAAATCATGTGGTTTCTCTGAAATCTAGCACTCTTGGTGTTcttaatcaaaatcaaaatcaaaatcagaaGAAAATCCAAGTTGTTTTTCCCTCTTCTTCGCCTTTTAAAACAATTAACAGTAATGAAGAAGAGAAATTGGAGCACAAAAAGGAAGTTAAAGGTGGTGTACTTTCCGGGTCGAAAAGATTGCAGTCTGAAGAGGAATTAGAGGTGATTAATACATGGGAGCTTATGGAAGATTTAGAAGAAGGGGTACCCGCGAGCCCGAATTCGATCCAGGAGAGAAGCCCCTTGAAACGATTGGTGAGTCAAGTGGGTTCACCAAAAGGAGGTAAGAAATTGGGAGGTAAAGAAAACAGAGGAATTGATAATACCAAAAAACAGCAATGCTACACTACTCCAAGATCAGGAGCGTTGAAATCATGGAAGTTATCTTCGAATTCGACTAATAAACTGCGAAAGGCGAGTTGTATGGATAGTCCCAGGAGGAGCAATGCCAATGCCAATGGCAATGTCAATGTCAATGCGTGGAGGAGAAGTTTAGGGCCGCTGATTGATTCAGTTGAAAAAGAAGAGATTAAAGAGATGGTGTATTCGAGTTCGAGTTCGAATTCGAATTCGAAGAACAGGTATTGTAGTCCAGATTCGTCAATGGAAAAATGCCCGCCTGGAGGAGAGAATTGTGTAGTGATGTACACTACAACATTGAGAGGAATCCGGAAGACATTCGAGGATTGTAACATAGCAAGGAAGGTGATGGAATCATACAACGTCCGAGTGATTGAACgagatgtatccatggattcTGGGTACAAGGAAGAGTTAAGGAAGTTAATGGTGGATGTACAGACACGGCCACCGACACCTCCGGTGGTGTTCATAAAGGGGAGGCTAATCGGAGGGGCGGAGGAGGTAGTGAAGTTAGATGAACAAGGGAAGTTACAAGGGTTGTTAGAAGGGATATCAATATCAAAGGGGTTAAGTGGTTGTGAAGGTTGCGGTGGGATAAGGTTTTTAATGTGTATGGATTGTAATGGGAGTTGCAAGGTTTTGGATCTAAATAACAACAAAATTATGTTAAGGTGTGGAGAATGCAATGAAAATGGCTTAATTCATTGCCCTATTTGTTGCTAA
- the LOC110802936 gene encoding uncharacterized protein isoform X2: MAETFRCLGKAARAALSAIARHLRLRSDVFNHMLDDNPLPAYEASSSVLVATYLHAPMQNGKGAIGGGKPSINGEFEKGLLTLITSDTPGLQVCDPNGRWYLADSGLGSGSVLLLTGKALSHATAGLHPAATYRAASDVSLSAGCVGRTSLAFRLMPQSNAILDCSPVGAAGHFVPQSYAPISVSQFMDDLSAEEDTLCNHIDSTYVEQNNINKEPSLRSVLSDPLSGVFLEDAMVISCGHSFGGLMLRKVIEASRCMLCHTEIDTRSLIPNLALRAAAATVKQEDDRRLFHNAALRKRRKEIGDQIDLGRRINKEDGNTAPDNGLRRVQYPFSVNEKVVIKGNRRTPDKFVGKEAIITSQCLNGWYLLKIVGSGDNVRLQYRSLRKLSVSQTSEDRCASDPIQSSIP, from the exons ATGGCTGAAACTTTTAGATGCCTGGGTAAAGCTGCTCGTGCTGCTTTGTCTGCTATTGCAAGGCACCTCCGTTTGCGTAGCGA TGTTTTTAACCATATGCTTGATGATAACCCACTACCTGCCTATGAGGCATCCTCCTCAGTGCTTGTCGCAACCTATCTTCACGCTCCTATGCAAAATGGAAAAGGGGCTATTGGAGGAGGCAAACCATCCATCAATGGTGAATTTGAGAAGGGGTTGTTAACTCTGATAACTTCTGATACTCCCGGCCTTCAG GTCTGTGATCCCAATGGTCGATGGTACCTGGCAGATAGTGGGTTAGGCTCTGGTTCTGTTTTGTTGCTGACAGGAAAGGCACTTAGTCATGCTACGGCGGGCCTTCATCCTGCCGCCACATATCGTGCAGCATCTGATGTCTCCTTAAGTGCTGGTTGTGTTGGAAG GACTTCATTAGCCTTTAGACTTATGCCGCAGAGCAATGCCATTCTGGATTGTTCACCTGTAGGCGCTGCTGGCCATTTTGTTCCTCAAAGTTATGCCCCCATATCTGTAAGCCAATTCATGGATGATCTCTCTGCAGAAGAAGATACTCTGTGCAATCACATTGACAGTACTTAT GTGGAGCAGAACAATATAAACAAGGAGCCATCATTGAGAAGTGTACTTTCAGATCCTTTATC TGGTGTATTCCTTGAAGATGCCATGGTCATATCTTGTGGACACTCATTTGGGGGTCTCATGTTGAGAAAGGTTATTGAAGCG TCCAGGTGCATGCTGTGCCATACAGAAATTGATACCCGATCATTGATTCCAAACCTTg CTCTAAGAGCTGCAGCTGCAACAGTGAAGCAAGAGGATGACCGAAGACTCTTCCATAATGCAGCACTTCGAAAACGACGGAAAGAAATTGGTGATCAGATAGATTTGGGAAGACGGATAAACAAG GAAGATGGAAATACTGCTCCAGATAATGGGCTGCGAAGAGTTCAGTATCCATTTTCAGTAAATGAGAAAGTGGTGATAAAG GGAAACAGGAGAACGCCAGATAAATTTGTGGGAAAAGAAGCTATAATAACATCTCAGTGTCTCAACGGATG GTATTTGCTTAAAATTGTTGGAAGCGGTGATAATGTTCGGTTGCAATATAGGTCTCTGCGAAAGCTAAGTGTTTCTCAGACAAGTGAGGATAGATGTGCATCGGACCCTATTCAAAGTAGTATTCCGTAG